Proteins encoded together in one Euzebya sp. window:
- a CDS encoding penicillin acylase family protein: MRRPLTLAAVVLLIAALTTPTATAQEGGEGRYRQDGDVGGFANVMPPGQAGVLNTGELLPGLAGTYPEHYNDQTPLYESLVYEGGLPSDDAPHLGITDGDLARFFKDGSFGTDEDVEPIALPAACGEGVVAFRDVEFGVPHIYGDTREAAQCANGYITASDRLFLMDVLRHTGRARMSEFLGASEGNKAMDREQLLVAPYTEEDLTAQADALCGADDAERQRICADGTAYTEGVNAYIAEAQTDPTLLPGEYVALQLTPEEFVLEDIIATASLVGGIFGKGGGAEAANSMFMAALQAQHGPEEGRAIFDDLKAADDPDASLTIQTPFPYGDHDAIDDSTTALLEPGSFVGAFGDDAAGGGTGLPGLGDVPLLGEALEDLLGDLLPVTTPTSLQGGAGEDVAEAEVGWPAETAGATANLGIADGPFGPIDLRTPLAMSNAILAGADVSDGGVPIAVFGPQTGYYTPQLLVETDIHAPGLDARGVAFAGTNIYVQLGRGRDYAWSATSASGDMVDEWALELCDPAGGEATIDSTGYVWDGECTEIPVLTHTQVAKPSLGGIPESPSPDNIVYTLEVGRIPELGNGPVVGRAMTTDGVPVAIAEQRSTLGDELGSAVGFGRINDPDFMTDGVESFNRAFDGVDFTFNWFYVDETDIAYRHTCLCPQRDPDTDPDLLTWGGRGHQWTGEFLSPAEQPQAVNPESGFFANWNNRQAPGFRSQDDSFKHHSTDRREHLAVRMEAAIASGDPLTAADMVNIAEDAGTVDLNGQEIYPLALEVMGDAPPASLAGDERLVEMRDRLADWVLDDRRPWGLATGGHRRDVDADGTYDHAVAIAIGDAWVRPMIEGVLGDEVPLDAWPEGTEDHPRLGLGSAYNSGRIRFVHEDLLQILGRPVLAERSRTYCGDGTVDGCAAVLWHALADAAALLESTPDGGEACDFPTAYQFDTPEVEGWVYDSTCDEIIQVAGGVVSAPSMQWVNRPTFHQVVQAGTRSGRIDGPDRVATAAALSRHAFAGGAETVVLAAAGTFADAVAGAPLAASRQAPLLLTAPDGLSGATAHEIARLGATDAVVLGGTAAISDAVVDELEAAGLSVERVAGEDRFATAVAIADALGQTERVVVADGGDFPDALAAGPFAVADDRAILLVSTDAGPASVAAALAAAAAVGRAGG, encoded by the coding sequence ATGCGCCGTCCCCTCACCCTCGCAGCCGTGGTGCTGCTGATCGCCGCGCTGACCACGCCGACCGCGACCGCGCAGGAGGGGGGTGAGGGGCGCTACCGCCAGGACGGTGACGTCGGCGGGTTCGCCAACGTCATGCCGCCGGGTCAGGCCGGTGTGCTGAACACCGGCGAGCTGCTGCCGGGCCTGGCCGGGACCTACCCGGAGCACTACAACGACCAGACGCCGCTGTACGAGAGCCTGGTCTACGAGGGCGGGCTGCCGAGCGACGACGCCCCCCACCTCGGCATCACCGACGGGGACCTGGCCCGGTTCTTCAAGGACGGGTCGTTCGGCACCGACGAGGACGTCGAGCCGATCGCCCTGCCCGCCGCCTGCGGCGAGGGCGTGGTCGCCTTCCGCGACGTCGAGTTCGGGGTGCCGCACATCTACGGCGACACCCGCGAGGCCGCCCAGTGCGCCAACGGCTACATCACCGCCAGCGACCGGCTGTTCCTGATGGACGTCCTCCGCCACACCGGCCGGGCTCGGATGAGCGAGTTCCTCGGCGCGAGCGAGGGCAACAAGGCCATGGACCGCGAGCAGCTGCTGGTCGCCCCCTACACCGAGGAGGACCTCACCGCGCAGGCCGATGCCCTCTGCGGTGCCGACGACGCCGAACGCCAGCGCATCTGCGCGGACGGGACCGCGTACACCGAGGGCGTCAACGCCTACATCGCCGAGGCCCAGACCGACCCCACCCTCCTGCCCGGCGAGTACGTCGCCCTCCAATTGACCCCCGAGGAGTTCGTCCTCGAGGACATCATCGCCACCGCCTCGCTGGTCGGCGGGATCTTCGGCAAGGGCGGCGGTGCCGAGGCCGCCAACTCGATGTTCATGGCCGCCCTCCAGGCCCAGCACGGGCCCGAGGAGGGCCGGGCGATCTTCGACGACCTGAAGGCCGCCGACGACCCGGACGCCAGCCTGACGATCCAGACGCCGTTCCCCTACGGCGACCACGACGCGATCGACGACTCGACCACCGCCCTCCTCGAGCCCGGCTCGTTCGTCGGCGCGTTCGGCGACGACGCGGCCGGCGGCGGCACGGGTCTGCCCGGGCTCGGTGACGTCCCCCTCCTCGGCGAGGCGCTCGAGGACCTGCTGGGCGACCTGCTCCCGGTCACGACGCCCACGTCGCTGCAGGGCGGTGCCGGCGAGGACGTGGCTGAGGCCGAGGTCGGCTGGCCGGCGGAGACCGCCGGTGCGACCGCGAACCTCGGCATCGCCGACGGCCCGTTCGGCCCGATCGACCTGCGCACCCCCCTCGCGATGTCGAACGCGATCCTCGCGGGGGCTGACGTGAGCGACGGCGGCGTGCCCATCGCCGTCTTCGGCCCCCAGACCGGGTACTACACCCCCCAGCTGCTGGTCGAGACCGACATCCACGCACCCGGCCTCGACGCCCGCGGCGTCGCCTTCGCCGGGACCAACATCTACGTCCAGCTCGGCCGCGGCCGCGACTACGCCTGGTCCGCGACCTCCGCCAGCGGGGACATGGTGGACGAGTGGGCACTCGAGCTGTGCGACCCCGCAGGCGGCGAGGCCACGATCGACTCGACCGGCTACGTGTGGGACGGCGAGTGCACCGAGATCCCCGTCCTGACCCACACCCAGGTCGCCAAGCCCAGCCTGGGAGGGATCCCCGAGAGCCCCTCCCCGGACAACATCGTCTACACCCTCGAGGTCGGCCGGATCCCCGAGCTCGGGAACGGGCCGGTCGTCGGGCGGGCGATGACCACCGACGGCGTGCCGGTCGCGATCGCCGAGCAGCGGTCCACCCTCGGCGACGAGCTCGGCAGCGCCGTCGGGTTCGGCCGCATCAACGACCCGGACTTCATGACCGATGGGGTCGAGTCGTTCAACCGGGCCTTCGACGGCGTCGACTTCACCTTCAACTGGTTCTACGTCGACGAGACCGACATCGCCTACCGCCACACCTGCCTGTGCCCGCAGCGCGACCCCGACACCGACCCCGACCTGCTGACCTGGGGCGGCCGCGGGCACCAGTGGACCGGTGAGTTCCTGAGCCCGGCCGAGCAGCCGCAGGCGGTCAACCCCGAGTCGGGCTTCTTCGCCAACTGGAACAACCGGCAGGCGCCGGGGTTCCGGTCCCAGGACGACAGCTTCAAGCACCACTCCACCGACCGGCGTGAGCACCTCGCGGTGCGCATGGAGGCGGCGATCGCGAGCGGCGACCCGCTGACCGCGGCCGACATGGTCAACATCGCCGAGGACGCCGGCACCGTGGACCTGAACGGCCAGGAGATCTACCCGCTGGCCCTCGAGGTCATGGGCGACGCGCCGCCGGCGTCCCTGGCCGGGGACGAGCGGCTCGTCGAGATGCGCGACCGCCTGGCCGACTGGGTCCTCGACGACCGCCGGCCCTGGGGGCTCGCCACCGGCGGGCACCGCCGCGACGTCGACGCGGACGGCACCTACGACCACGCGGTCGCCATCGCGATCGGTGACGCGTGGGTGCGGCCGATGATCGAGGGCGTCCTCGGTGACGAGGTGCCGCTCGACGCCTGGCCCGAGGGGACCGAGGACCACCCGCGCCTGGGCCTCGGGTCGGCGTACAACTCCGGGCGCATCCGGTTCGTGCACGAAGACCTCCTGCAGATCCTCGGCCGGCCGGTCCTCGCCGAGCGGAGCCGCACCTACTGCGGCGACGGCACCGTCGACGGGTGCGCCGCCGTGCTGTGGCATGCCCTCGCGGACGCTGCGGCGCTCCTCGAGTCCACGCCCGACGGCGGCGAGGCGTGCGACTTCCCGACCGCGTACCAGTTCGACACCCCGGAGGTGGAGGGCTGGGTCTACGACTCCACCTGCGACGAGATCATCCAGGTCGCCGGCGGCGTCGTGTCCGCCCCGTCCATGCAGTGGGTGAACCGCCCGACGTTCCACCAGGTCGTCCAGGCCGGCACCCGGTCCGGGCGCATCGACGGTCCCGACCGGGTCGCGACCGCCGCGGCGCTGAGCCGGCACGCGTTCGCCGGCGGCGCCGAGACGGTGGTCCTGGCGGCCGCCGGCACGTTCGCCGACGCCGTCGCCGGTGCGCCGCTGGCGGCCTCCCGCCAGGCGCCGCTGCTGCTGACCGCGCCCGACGGGCTGAGCGGCGCCACCGCCCACGAGATCGCCCGGCTGGGTGCCACCGACGCCGTCGTGCTGGGCGGCACCGCCGCGATCTCCGACGCGGTCGTCGACGAGCTCGAGGCGGCCGGCCTCAGCGTCGAGCGGGTCGCCGGCGAGGACCGGTTCGCGACCGCGGTGGCGATCGCCGACGCCCTCGGCCAGACCGAGCGGGTCGTGGTGGCTGACGGCGGTGACTTCCCCGACGCCCTCGCCGCCGGCCCCTTCGCCGTGGCCGATGACCGGGCGATCCTGCTCGTCTCGACCGACGCCGGCCCGGCGTCGGTCGCCGCTGCCCTCGCCGCGGCGGCGGCCGTCGGGCGCGCCGGGGGCC